From Malaclemys terrapin pileata isolate rMalTer1 chromosome 15, rMalTer1.hap1, whole genome shotgun sequence:
TTGGAGCAGGGCgccaggggggaggagggctggtatCTGGAGCCGGGGGGTTACGGCAAGAGGCCAGGCAAGGGGGAGAGctatggggctggggggctggccaAGCCGGTGGAGGCGTCTGGGGGTCCGTACCAGGCTGCCACTGGGACCCTGGGCAAGGAAGAGACGGCGGTGACAGGAAAGGTGCCccctggtggtggaggaggataCCAGCACCAGGTAACATGGGAGGGAATGGGACGGAGTGTGAGCGGGGGCAGatcctctgggaggggagtgggggctggtgggttagagcagggggggctgggagccaggactcctgggttctctccccggctctgggaggggagtgggggctggtgggttagaacagggggggctgggagccaggactcctgggttctttcctgcCAGGGATTGTATcccctcatggggggggggggggggggggcagatcaaTGTGAGCGAAGCCTCCAGCCGAGCTCTCGCTCCCCCAGGCCCCACCGAGCCGCCCGGAGGAGGAGCTGGACAGACTGACCAGGAAGCTGGTGCACGACATGAATCACCCGCCGGCGGGGGAGTACTTcggtgaggggggcagggggcgcaagtcgggtagggttaccatatttaaaaaataaaacccttcccaccccctttcccaaagtccccgccctgactccactccctcccctgagcgtccgcattccccctccctcccagccacgcggaaagggctgcccgagcgctaccggctccacggtttgccgggcagcccccagaccctgcgcccccaggaggggaagcgcccagccgggggcgcagggtccggaggcatgggggctgcctgaagtgGGTAGCacggggagcacagcagcccccggaGCCCGCTCTAtggtaagccagggagtatttttcccggacatgttcggctttttggcatttccccccggatgggggtttgaaaCCGCTCTAtggtaagccagggagtatttttcccggacatgttcggctttttggcatttccccccggatgggggtttgaaaAACCGgctgtatggtaaccctagagtcggggggggggggggggggcgctagtGCTtgcggggcagggagcgggatggGGTGATTGtggcggtggggggaagggtcagcGGAGGAGCTGGGGGCCCCCGTGTGACCCCGCCCCCTTTGCCCTTCTCCCCAGGGCGCTGCGCCCGCTGTGGGGAGAACGTGGTGGGGGACGGGACGGGCTGCGTGGCCATGGACCAGGTCTTCCACGTGCCCTGCTTCACCTGCACCACCTGCCACGTCCGGCTGCGGGGCCAACCCTTCTATGCCATGGAGCGGCGGGCGTACTGTGAGGCCTGCTACGTCGTGAGTGCCGGGgggccggacacctgggttctcgccccggcgcggggaggggagtgggggctggtgggtcagagcaggggggctggtgggtcaggactcctgggttctctccccgggtctgggaggggagtgggggctggtgggttagagcagggggcgctgggagccaggactcctgggttctctccccgggtctgggaggggagtgggggctggtgggttagagcaggggcgctgggagcccggactcctgggttctctccccgggtctgggaggggagtgagggctggtgggtcagagcagggggggctgggagccaggactcctgggttctctccccagctcggcGAGGGGAGTGGTGTCGGGTGGGTTACAGCTGCGGTggaggggggctggccccagacccatggctctcccctccctccaggtgACGCTGGAGAAATGCTCCAGGTGCTCCAAGCCCATCCTGGACCGGATCCTGCGGGCCATGGGCAAGGCCTATCACCCCCAGTGCTTCACCtgtgtcgtctgccaccactgccTGGACGGGGTCCCCTTCACCGTGGACGCCACCAGCCAGGTCCACTGCATCGAGGACTTCCACCGGTACGGCCCCGCCCCCTAGCctgtagccccgccccctgccagcccggccctgagctctcctttcccctctctctgccccgcAGGAAGTTCGCCCCACGCTGCTCCGTGTGTGGCAACGCCATCATGCCCGAGCCCGGGCAGGAGGAGACGGTCAGGATCGTGGCCCTGGATCGGAGCTTCCACATTGGGTGCTACAAGTGTGAGGTgcgggagtggggctgggagcccggactcctgggttctctccccggctctgggaggggagtggaggctggtgggttggagcaggggggtgggggggtgggagccaggactcctgggttctctccccggctctgggaagggagtggaggctggtgggttagggcagggggctgggagccaggacgcctgggttctctccccggctctgggaggggagtggaggctggtgggttagggcagggggctgggagccaggactcctgggttctctccccggctctgggaggggagtggaggctggtgggtcggagcggggggggggggtgggagccaggactcctgggttctctccccggctctgggaggggagtgggggctggtgggttagggcagggggctgggagccaggactcctgggttctctccccagctctgggaggggagtggaggctggtgggttagggcagggggctgggagcccggacgcctagGTTCTAACAGACtctgtccccccgccccaggagTGCGGGCTGCTGCTGTCATCGGAGGGCGAGGGCCGCGGCTGCTACCCCCTGGACGGGCACATCCTGTGCAAGTCGTGCAGTGCCCGGCGCATCCAGGAGCTCTCCTCGAAGATCACCACCGACTGCTGAGGGCTCGGGGgggctcagctccctgctcacccccaggtctctgccctgggtgggggctcTGTCTGCCCTCAATGCCAGCAGCTGCTTCAGTATCAGTCAATTTGGGGTCCCCCCGCACCCTGTTTCTCCCATCCCCTAGGGGGCAAAGAACCTGCCTTGTGCCCCCCAGATTCCTGCCCCTGTCTATGTCGGCATCTAATATTGGGGTCTCCCTGCACCCCACTTCTCCCatcattttggggggcagagccccCCATTTCTTGTTACCCCCTAGCTCCATTGTCATCTATtaacccctctctgcccccccatttctcccttcacTTTGGGGGCACGTTTGCCCTCCCAGAGTTCCTGCTCTGCCAACAGCTGTTAATTTGGGGTCCCCTCTGCCCCTTGCCTCCCCCCAATTCCTCAGCCCCGGCCCCAAGGtcgagacggggggggggaggtggcagcAAAAGGAGAGGTGGAATTATTCACCCTGCTCTAATATTGGGGTGAagtcagacacccccccccccccagctggtataaagcagggggtggggcttggtgGCTGGACAGGAAGTGAACCTgtctctttgcccctcccccatttctcctggccccgcccccagcctcttggcccctccccctcccggggaaggttctctccttccccctcccctcagctgaAATATCAGCTGTGccctgtggtggggggggggagtgctgcCCCTTAATTCCCCAGCAGGTATCCCCAATATTtcttactgggggggggggggggtgtatttcTCCCCACTCCAGGGATTCAGAGCCCAGTtgatgaggggtggggggatgctcAGGATTTGGGGTTTCTCCCAAATTTGGGGTCAGTTTGTTTTTTGGAGGGTCATGGGGggggctgccccttccccgaaGGAGCCCTAACTCCCCACCTGTTTTGGGGGTGGCCCTTTGGACCCTAACAACCCCCCAGCTGTGTGtatcaggatgcctgggttccatcccctgctcctgggaggggaataggagaggggagggggaggactcctgggttctgtccctggctgggggaggggagggggttcctTCATCACCATTAACGATTTCCATTGCATGCTtcaccctctcttcccccccccccgactctatAAACACCCTCCCCCTTTCTGGGCCATGGGGATGGATTAAAGATTTGTTTTTTCACTCTTGGCAATACAATGTCCTGCTTTCTTTTGTTCAGAGGCGTtactgggggggagtgggggctggtgggttaagcgggggggccgggagccaggactcctgggttctctccccggctctgggaagggagtgggggctggtgggttagagcagggagggctgggagcccggactcctgggttctctccctggccctgggagggaaCTGGCGGCTGGTGGGTTGGAGCGGAGGCGgggggcagccaggactcctgggttctctccctggctctgggaggggagtggggactggtgggttagagcaggggagctgggagccaggacttctgggttctctccctggctctgggaggggagtggggtctggtggttagagcaggggagctgggagccaggactcctgggttttctagATTTCGACACCCGGACCGCTGTGATCCGGTCTGACCTGTACAGCCCCGGCCACGGGCCTGCCCTGAAATCATCCCTCAAAGTcgcctcttaaccttctctgcATTAAGCTAAATCGCTGCTGCTCCGTGAGGCGGTCCCACTAcggcaggttttctaattctttaatccaTGTGGCTCTTTTCCATCTCCAAtttagctatgcatccgaagaagtgggctgtagcccacgaaagcttatgctctaataaatgtgttagtctctaaggtgccacaagtcctcctgttcaaTTTAGCCCCGTCCGTCTTGAATTGTGGGCGTCAGACCCGGACACGGGAGTCCAGCCGCTGTTGcacaagggccaaattcagagataaAATCATCTCTCTGCGCCTCCTGCtccagattcccctgtttatacgtCCCAGGAGCGTATTGGCTCTTTTAGCCACAGCGtcaccctgggagctcatgttcagctgctgctcctccaccATGCCGGCCAAATCTCTTTCAGAGTCCCCACTTCCCGGGATAAAGCCCCCcaccctgtaagtatggcctgtgtTTGTTGTTCCTAGATGtctgtttgtcttagtgatttaaaaaaacaacaacccacctcCTTACTGTCCTTAACTGTGCAGGCCACAGCTCTTTATGgcccttttgcttcccttatcaatatACTATGATTCCTCGTTCGTTTTTCAATCCAGTGGTCGGCTCCTCTTTAGCCGTGCAGACGAGATCGAATAAAGACCAGTCGAGTCAAGAACTGGTCAGCTCTAACGCAGAGacggttattttttttaaatccccccccccacagaattcAGCACTGGCAGCTGGCGCGCATTGAAACGAGcgattcccccccctcccaggggatGCCGggtcccatccggccccagggcagggactggctggcgcagggaggtggggaatggggcaggggcctgtcccctctagggggcgtcAGCTCCCACCTCGCCCTGAGGGGGGGGAGACTGGCtagtgggagggagttggggggcgcgGGCTTTTTGGGAAGAAAGCAAGTGCTGGACAGTCTTtaactctcccctgcccccccccacaaatTCCCCAGCTCACAGGGAGGGGGGTGAGAGGCCAGAATTGGGGCAGGGGGGTCCCTCTTGTGTCTGTCTGGACCCTCCCAGGAGgctt
This genomic window contains:
- the LOC128823176 gene encoding LOW QUALITY PROTEIN: thyroid receptor-interacting protein 6-like (The sequence of the model RefSeq protein was modified relative to this genomic sequence to represent the inferred CDS: inserted 1 base in 1 codon), translated to MQGSALDPGPHRPSSIDAQIDSLTSMLADMESAGPQRRGERQNFDSVPYPSASGPPQPGPPKMPGPYKPGSFAPRTRLQSIAPTCHLNGFLWAVSQYGAGYLRVPPGHKPYPQPMPASYTTSAXPAFNVQVKVAQPVLGYGQPRHRAEQAYAPPSPQAGHGAQYALEQGARGEEGWYLEPGGYGKRPGKGESYGAGGLAKPVEASGGPYQAATGTLGKEETAVTGKVPPGGGGGYQHQAPPSRPEEELDRLTRKLVHDMNHPPAGEYFGRCARCGENVVGDGTGCVAMDQVFHVPCFTCTTCHVRLRGQPFYAMERRAYCEACYVVTLEKCSRCSKPILDRILRAMGKAYHPQCFTCVVCHHCLDGVPFTVDATSQVHCIEDFHRKFAPRCSVCGNAIMPEPGQEETVRIVALDRSFHIGCYKCEECGLLLSSEGEGRGCYPLDGHILCKSCSARRIQELSSKITTDC